The Rana temporaria chromosome 13, aRanTem1.1, whole genome shotgun sequence genome has a window encoding:
- the SYT11 gene encoding synaptotagmin-11, whose translation MAEISGLTPSYDMSPIAAGFIGAAILVVSVSVTIFIWSCCVSRAEKKHKNPPYKFIHMLKGISIYPETLSNKKKHLNMRKDKQDAENPRAGNVEVGLMTSEKGPNGLATATPINQLPITMNYGEEVSPSLTSSGSKTSSPSSPEEDVALGTLTLSVDYNFPKKALVVTIQEAHGLPVMDEQSQGSDPYIKMTILPDKKHRVKTRVLRKTLNPVFDETFTFYGIPYSQLQDIVLHFLVLSFDRFSRDDVIGEVMVPLAGVDPSTGKVQLTREITKRNIQKCMSRGELQVSLSYQPVAQRMTVVVLKAKHLPRVDITGLSGSSY comes from the exons ACATGTCGCCCATTGCGGCCGGCTTCATTGGGGCCGCCATCTTGGTGGTGTCGGTCTCGGTCACCATTTTTATCTGGAGTTGTTGTGTGAGTCGGGCGGAGAAGAAACACAAGAATCCTCCATATAAGTTCATCCACATGCTGAAGGGGATCAGTATCTACCCCGAGACGCTGAGCAATAAGAAGAAACACCTGAACATGCGCAAAGATAAGCAAGACGCCGAGAACCCGCGGGCAGGAAATGTGGAGGTGGGTCTGATGACCTCCGAGAAAGGACCCAATGGCCTGGCCACCGCCACGCCCATCAACCAGCTGCCCATTACCATGAACTATGGAGAGGAAGTGAGCCCAAGTCTGACCTCCAGCGGGAGTAAGACGTCATCTCCGTCCTCCCCAGAAGAAGACGTCGCCCTCGGGACGCTCACCCTCTCCGTAGATTATAACTTCCCAAAGAAAGCTCTGGTGGTCACCATCCAGGAGGCCCATGGTCTGCCAGTGATGGATGAACAGTCCCAAGGTTCCGACCCGTACATCAAGATGACCATCCTGCCCGACAAGAAACATCGAGTGAAAACTCGGGTTCTGAGGAAGACCCTCAATCCCGTCTTTGACGAAACCTTCACCTTCTATGGGATCCCCTACAGCCAGCTCCAGGATATCGTCCTCCACTTCCTCGTCCTGAGCTTTGACCGCTTCTCCCGAGATGACGTCATTGGCGAGGTGATGGTGCCGCTGGCGGGCGTGGACCCCAGCACTGGCAAGGTGCAGCTAACCAGGGAGATCACCAAAAGGAACATTCAG AAGTGCATGAGTCGGGGCGAGCTGCAGGTATCACTCTCCTACCAGCCCGTGGCACAGAGGATGACCGTTGTTGTGCTGAAAGCCAAACACCTTCCGAGGGTGGACATCACCGGACTGTCAGGTAGCAGCTATTAA
- the LOC120920148 gene encoding flocculation protein FLO11-like, protein MAKREASQRMLQRPAAIFPTNAGWWTKGGGFGEGGVYACHQVVPPASSTKRFLQLPLPSASPSFLYQALPPASSTKRFLQLPLPSASSSFLYQALPPASSTKRFLQLPLPSASSSFLYQALPPASSTKRFLQLPLPSASSSFLYQALPPVSSTKRFLQFPPPNASSSFLYQALPPASSTKRFLQLPLPSASSSFLYQALPSACSTKRFLQLALPSASSSLLYQALPPAFSTKRFLQLPLPSASFSFLYQALPPAFSTKRFLQLPLPSASSSFLYQALPSASSTKRFLQLPLPSASSSFLYQALPPASSTKRFLQLPLPSASFSFLYQALPPASSTKRFLQLPLPSASSSFLYQALPPASSTKRFLQLPLPSASSSFLYQALPPACSTKRFLHLPLPSASSSFLHQALPPAFSTKRFLHLPLPSASSSFLYQALPPASSTKRFLQLPLPSASSSFLYQALPPACSTKRFLQLPLPSASFSFLYQALPPASSTKRFLQLPLPSASSSFLYQALPPASSTKRFLQHALPSASSSFLYQALPPASSTKRFLQLPLPSASSSFLYQALPPASSTSTSSSFLYQALPPASFTKRFLQLSLPSASSSFLYQALPSASSTKRFLQLPLPSASTSFLYQALPPASSTKRFLQLPLPSASSSFLYQALPPVSSTKRFLQLPLPSASSSLLYQALPPVSSTKRFLQLALPSASSSFLYQALPPPSSTKRFLQLPLPSASSSFLYQALPPASSTKRFLQLPLPSASSSFLYQALPPASSTKRFLQLPLPSASSSFLHQRFLQLPPPSASSSFLYQALPPASSTKRFLQLALPSASSSFLYQALPPASSTKRFLQLPLPSASSSFLYQALPPASSTKRFLQLPLPSASSSLLY, encoded by the exons ATGGCGAAGCGCGAAGCCAGTCAGAGAATGTTGCAACGGCCAGCGGCGATATTTCCCACAAACGCG GGCTGGTGGACGAAGGGGGGTGGTTttggggaggggggcgtgtacgCTTGTCACCAAGTGGTTCCTCCAGCTTCCTCTACCAAGCGCTTCCTCCAGCTTCCTCTACCAAGCGCTTCCCCCAGCTTCCTCTACCAAGCGCTTCCTCCAGCTTCCTCTACCAAGCGCTTCCTCCAGCTTCCTCTACCAAGCGCTTCCTCCAGCTTCCTCTACCAAGCGCTTCCTCCAGCTTCCTCTACCAAGCGCTTCCTCCAGCTTCCTCTACCAAGCGCTTCCTCCAGCTTCCTCTACCAAGCGCTTCCTCCAGCTTCCTCTACCAAGCGCTTCCTCCAGCTTCCTCTACCAAGCGCTTCCTCCAGCTTCCTCTACCAAGCGCTTCCTCCAGTTTCCTCCACCAAGCGCTTCCTCCAGTTTCCTCCACCAAACGCTTCCTCCAGCTTCCTCTACCAAGCGCTTCCTCCAGCTTCCTCTACCAAGCGCTTCCTCCAGCTTCCTCTACCAAGCGCTTCCTCCAGCTTCCTCTACCAAGCGCTTCCTTCAGCTTGCTCTACCAAGCGCTTCCTCCAGCTTGCTCTACCAAGCGCTTCCTCCAGCTTGCTCTACCAAGCGCTTCCTCCAGCTTTCTCTACCAAGCGCTTCCTCCAGCTTCCTCTACCAAGCGCTTCCTTCAGCTTCCTCTACCAAGCGCTTCCTCCAGCTTTCTCTACCAAGCGCTTCCTCCAGCTTCCTCTACCAAGCGCTTCCTCCAGCTTCCTCTACCAAGCGCTTCCTTCAGCTTCCTCTACCAAGCGCTTCCTCCAGCTTCCTCTACCAAGCGCTTCCTCCAGCTTCCTCTACCAAGCGCTTCCTCCAGCTTCCTCTACCAAGCGCTTCCTCCAGCTTCCTCTACCAAGCGCTTCCTTCAGCTTCCTCTACCAAGCGCTTCCTCCAGCTTCCTCTACCAAGCGCTTCCTCCAGCTTCCTCTACCAAGCGCTTCCTCCAGCTTCCTCTACCAAGCGCTTCCTCCAGCTTCCTCTACCAAGCGCTTCCTCCAGCTTCCTCTACCAAGCGCTTCCTCCAGCTTCCTCTACCAAGCGCTTCCTCCAGCTTGCTCTACCAAGcgcttcctccatcttcctctaccaagcgcttcctccagcttcctccacCAAGCGCTTCCTCCAGCTTTCTCCACCAAGcgcttcctccatcttcctctacCAAGCGCTTCCTCCAGCTTCCTCTACCAAGCGCTTCCTCCAGCTTCCTCTACCAAGCGCTTCCTCCAGCTTCCTCTACCAAGCGCTTCCTCCAGCTTCCTCTACCAAGCGCTTCCTCCAGCTTGCTCTACCAAGCGCTTCCTCCAGCTTCCTCTACCAAGCGCTTCCTTCAGCTTCCTCTACCAAGCGCTTCCTCCAGCTTCCTCTACCAAGCGCTTCCTCCAGCTTCCTCTACCAAGCGCTTCCTCCAGCTTCCTCTACCAAGCGCTTCCTCCAGCTTCCTCTACCAAGCGCTTCCTCCAGCATGCTCTACCAAGCGCTTCCTCCAGCTTCCTCTACCAAGCGCTTCCTCCAGCTTCCTCTACCAAGCGCTTCCTCCAGCTTCCTCTACCAAGCGCTTCCTCCAGCTTCCTCTACCAAGCGCTTCCTCCAGCTTCCTCTACAAGCACTTCCTCCAGCTTCCTCTACCAAGCGCTTCCTCCAGCTTCCTTTACCAAGCGCTTCCTCCAGCTTTCTCTACCAAGCGCTTCCTCCAGCTTCCTCTACCAAGCGCTTCCTTCAGCTTCCTCTACCAAGCGCTTCCTCCAGCTTCCTCTACCAAGCGCTTCCACCAGCTTCCTCTACCAAGCGCTTCCTCCAGCTTCCTCTACCAAGCGCTTCCTTCAGCTTCCTCTACCAAGCGCTTCCTCCAGCTTCCTCTACCAAGCGCTTCCTCCAGTTTCCTCTACCAAGCGCTTCCTCCAGCTTCCTCTACCAAGCGCTTCCTCCAGCTTGCTCTACCAAGCGCTTCCTCCAGTTTCCTCTACCAAGCGCTTCCTCCAGCTTGCTCTACCAAGCGCTTCCTCCAGCTTCCTCTACCAAGCGCTTCCTCCACCTTCCTCTACCAAGCGCTTCCTCCAGCTTCCTCTACCAAGCGCTTCCTCCAGCTTCCTCTACCAAGCGCTTCCTCCAGCTTCCTCTACCAAGCGCTTCCTCCAGCTTCCTCTACCAAGCGCTTCCTCCAGCTTCCTCTACCAAGCGCTTCCTCCAGCTTCCTCTACCAAGCGCTTCCTCCAGCTTCCTCTACCAAGCgcttcctccagcttcctccaccaa cgcttcctccagcttcctccacCAAGCGCTTCCTCCAGCTTCCTCTACCAAGCGCTTCCTCCAGCTTCCTCTACCAAGCGCTTCCTCCAGCTTGCTCTACCAAGCGCTTCCTCCAGCTTCCTCTACCAAGCGCTTCCTCCAGCTTCCTCTACCAAGCGCTTCCTCCAGCTTCCTCTACCAAGCGCTTCCTCCAGCTTCCTCTACCAAGCGCTTCCTCCAGCTTCCTCTACCAAGCGCTTCCTCCAGCTTCCTCTACCAAGCGCTTCCTCCAGCTTGCTCTACTGA